GAGAAGCTGCGCGCGAACGTGCGTGCGACAGGCGGGTCGAAATAGAAAGCCGCGTTGCCTTGCGCAAACAGGCGCCGCGAGTCTGGCCGGTCGATCTCGGGTGCGACGAGCCGGTCTTTCATGAGGCCGGCGATGAAATCCATCGCGGCTTTGCCTTCAGCGGAGGCGACATGCACTTCGCCCGCCTCGTCGATCATCCGCGCGCCGAACGCCCAATAGATCAGCAGCACGTCAAGCGGGATCGATGAGGGGTTCTTCGTCGCCATCGCGAACGGCACCGAGTTCGGGACCTTGTCGCGCACGGCAATCAATGCCGTGCGGAATTCGGCCAGCGTTTCGGGAATTTTGGCAACGCCCGCTTTGGCGAGCACTTCGGAATTGGCGACCATACCGACCGAGCCCGAAATCAGCGGAATGCCGATCTGTTTGCCGCCGACGCGACCCAGGCCCAAGGCCGTCGGCGCCAAAGCCGCTTCGATGGCAGGCCGGCCGAGCAGCGCATCGAGATCGACGATCTCGGGCAATGCCGCCATCGAGGGTAGCCAGCGATCCTGCAACTGCACGCTGTCGGGCAGCGTCTTTGAGCGCTGGCGCAGCATGACATTGCGCTGCGTGTCGCCCCACGCGGTCGCAATCGGTTCGACGGTTACGCCGCTTGCGGTCTTGAAACTGTCGAGCAGGCTCACGACAAAGGGTTTGTTGGGTTCTTCGGCGTAGCTGAAGCTCATGAAGTTCAGCTGGCCGGACTGTGCAGCAGCCGGACGAACGGCGAGGCTGGCCGCACCGGCGGCAGCCAAAGCGCCGAATTGGCGACGGTTGAATTGGGCCATTGTCGTTTCTCCCCTCGAGATTTCGGACCTCGCGGAAGGTCCGTTGTTCTTTTTGCTGCGCGCCGCGACCGCGCAGTTGTTGCGAAGGCGTCTAGACCACGCCGGCGTCGAGCACGAAAGTCTGGCCGGTGCAGCGTTGCGATTCCGCCGACGACAGCCACAAAGCGAGCTTGGCGACGTCCGCGGGTTCGAGATGTTCCTTGAGGCATTGGCGGTCGAGATAGGCTTTGAACTTCGCCGGATCCTCGGCATTGGCGCGCGCGATCTGTTTTTCGGTCAACACCCAACCGGGGGCGATCGAATTCACGCGGATGCGCAAACTGCCGAGCTCGCGCGCGAGCGATTTTGTGAGACCCATAATCGCGGATTTGGCGGTCGTATAGGCGATGAGGCCGGCGGCCCCGAACATCCACGAGATCGAACCAAGATTGACGATCGCTCCGCCGCCCGCTTCGCCCATCGCGGGCGCAACCGCTTGGGCGGTAAAAAATTGGTGGCGCGCATTCACGGCAAAGCGCTCGTCCCACAATTCGGGCGTCATGTCGCGCCACGGATGGCGCGCGTCGTCGCCGGCATTGTTGACGAGGGCGCGGAAGGTTCCTGTCTTCGCGGCAAGCTCTGTCGCGGCCGCGCGCAAGGCCGGCACGTCGCGCAGATCCACACAGGCGGTTTCGATTTTCGTACCCGTTTGCGCTGCAATCGCATCGGCGGTTTGGCGCAGGCGCTCGGCATTGATGTCGATCGCCGCAACGCGCGCCTTCTGAGCGGCAAAGGCCGCAACGAGGGCTTCACCGATGCCCGAGGCACCGCCCGTTATCAGAACCGGCATTCCGGCGAGATCGGGATAGATCGCACTCATGCGGCCACCTTCGCTTCGGTCGATGTTTGGCAACGCATACCGTCGGCGGCAAAAACATGCGCTTGAGTCCAATCGACGGCGAGGCGAACGGGTGCGCCGACCCCAAGCGCGCTGTCGCCGACCTGGCGCACGATCAGCGTTGCGTTTGCGCGCGCAAGGCGCACATGCGCAAAGAGATCGGCCCCGTGATGCTCGACCGCGACTGCGGTTCCTTCGAAATCGGTGGCTTCGCCGTCCGCGCTGAGCCGCAGATGTTCGGCGCGCAGGCCGATTTCGGCGGCGTTTGCCGCGCGAAGCGGTGTAGGCGTGCCGTCGGCCAAGCGAACGATGCCGTCGGCGTCGCTCGTGGCGGGAACCAGATTCATGCGCGGCGAACCGATGAAGGTCGCAACGAAGCGGTTGGCGGGCCGCCGGTAGAGATCGAGCGGTGCCCCCACTTGTTCCACGCGGCCCGCATGCATCACGACGATCTTGTCGGCGAGCGTCATCGCCTCGATCTGGTCGTGCGTGACATAGACCATCGTCGTGCCGAGGCGCTGCTTGAGGCTCGCGATCTCGGTGCGCATGTCGATGCGCAAGGCGGCGTCGAGAT
Above is a genomic segment from Magnetospirillum sp. containing:
- a CDS encoding SDR family NAD(P)-dependent oxidoreductase; translated protein: MSAIYPDLAGMPVLITGGASGIGEALVAAFAAQKARVAAIDINAERLRQTADAIAAQTGTKIETACVDLRDVPALRAAATELAAKTGTFRALVNNAGDDARHPWRDMTPELWDERFAVNARHQFFTAQAVAPAMGEAGGGAIVNLGSISWMFGAAGLIAYTTAKSAIMGLTKSLARELGSLRIRVNSIAPGWVLTEKQIARANAEDPAKFKAYLDRQCLKEHLEPADVAKLALWLSSAESQRCTGQTFVLDAGVV
- a CDS encoding extracellular solute-binding protein; the protein is MAQFNRRQFGALAAAGAASLAVRPAAAQSGQLNFMSFSYAEEPNKPFVVSLLDSFKTASGVTVEPIATAWGDTQRNVMLRQRSKTLPDSVQLQDRWLPSMAALPEIVDLDALLGRPAIEAALAPTALGLGRVGGKQIGIPLISGSVGMVANSEVLAKAGVAKIPETLAEFRTALIAVRDKVPNSVPFAMATKNPSSIPLDVLLIYWAFGARMIDEAGEVHVASAEGKAAMDFIAGLMKDRLVAPEIDRPDSRRLFAQGNAAFYFDPPVARTFARSFSGRGPAADAFVVPMKTPVLKAGDVPRSVEWGHIVTLFNSPANRDRNGPGAKWISHILSDGVQTTFPLQVGGLPVTKSGRAAPVVQNDPFLKAWGEATVATGKHEIGIWDNSPELSTILSEETQAALLGQKSASAAADSMQSRMKASMAKRG
- the ugpC gene encoding sn-glycerol-3-phosphate ABC transporter ATP-binding protein UgpC is translated as MASVRLENVRKNFAGTHVLHGIDLQIDDGEFVVFVGPSGCGKSTLLRLICGLDEVTSGNIAIDGEIVNDVPPAKRGIAMVFQSYALYPHMSVAENMGYALRLAGTPKDEIARRVGAAAAVLRLDALLTRKPRQLSGGQRQRVAIGRAIVREPRVFLFDEPLSNLDAALRIDMRTEIASLKQRLGTTMVYVTHDQIEAMTLADKIVVMHAGRVEQVGAPLDLYRRPANRFVATFIGSPRMNLVPATSDADGIVRLADGTPTPLRAANAAEIGLRAEHLRLSADGEATDFEGTAVAVEHHGADLFAHVRLARANATLIVRQVGDSALGVGAPVRLAVDWTQAHVFAADGMRCQTSTEAKVAA